In Zea mays cultivar B73 chromosome 7, Zm-B73-REFERENCE-NAM-5.0, whole genome shotgun sequence, the following proteins share a genomic window:
- the LOC100284992 gene encoding electron transporter has product MDDCGGGGGKRPFQLARSLTYHHHPGHRPAAASRWRRQHQQHQLADEPRAPRPQAVVLYTTSLRGVRRTFADCAAVRAILRGFRVAVDERDVSMDAALRREVQALLAARGRAFALPQLLIGGRLVGGADEVRQLNETGQLRRLLDGAAGQDPAFVCDACGGVRFVPCAGCGGGRKVFVEEEGRVVRCVECNENGLVRCLNCCS; this is encoded by the coding sequence ATGGATgattgcggcggcggcggcggcaagagGCCGTTCCAGCTGGCGCGGTCGCTGACGTACCACCACCACCCGGGGCACCGGCCGGCGGCTGCGTCCAGGTGGCGGCGGCAGCACCAGCAGCATCAGCTCGCGGACGAGCCGCGCGCTCCCCGGCCGCAGGCGGTGGTGCTGTACACGACGTCGCTGCGCGGGGTGCGGCGCACGTTCGCGGACTGCGCCGCGGTGCGCGCCATCCTGCGCGGCTTCCGCGTGGCCGTTGACGAGCGGGACGTGTCCATGGACGCGGCGCTCCGGCGGGAGGTCCAGGCGCTGCTGGCCGCGCGCGGCCGCGCCTTCGCGCTCCCGCAGCTGCTCATCGGCGGCCGCCTCGTCGGCGGCGCGGACGAGGTGCGGCAGCTGAACGAGACCGGCCAGCTCCGGCGCCTCCTCGACGGCGCGGCCGGGCAGGACCCGGCCTTCGTCTGCGACGCCTGTGGCGGCGTCCGGTTCGTCCCGTGCGCCGGATGCGGCGGCGGCCGCAAGGTGTTCGTCGAGGAGGAGGGCCGCGTCGTCCGCTGCGTCGAGTGCAACGAGAACGGGCTGGTACGCTGCCTTAACTGCTGCTCTTGA